A region of Emys orbicularis isolate rEmyOrb1 chromosome 20, rEmyOrb1.hap1, whole genome shotgun sequence DNA encodes the following proteins:
- the LOC135892675 gene encoding phospholipase A2 inhibitor gamma subunit B-like: MEASLVVCILAALLATGTCLQCEVCAGAGNSCTGSLQTCPVGQDSCAFVLTDVILAGVKSQSFLKGCMPSSECKVGTISMNFGYGMATRTSIVCCVGDACRTTTVTVPPADTKPNGRRCRGCYVLNAAQCNEQTIACTGPETQCIDVAGTVTMGGSQMQTVMKGCASESVCTNIKVGLGAFAGMSADLTTAKCTAASGAAGVTPGPAGLLLPALAGLLLLKLLS; encoded by the exons ATGGAGGCTTCTCTTGTTGTCTGCATCCTCGCTGCTCTCCTGGCTACGG ggACCTGTCTGCAGTGTGAGGTTTGCGCTGGAGCAGGAAACAGCTGCACGGGCAGCTTGCAGACCTGCCCAGTTGGGCAAGACTCTTGTGCCTTCGTTCTTACCGATGTCATACTGG CGGGAGTGAAGAGTCAGAGCTTTCTCAAGGGCTGTATGCCATCCAGCGAATGTAAAGTCGGCACCATCTCTATGAATTTTGGGTATGGAATGGCAACAAGGACGAGCATCGTTTGCTGCGTGGGAGACGCCTGCAGAACAACCACTGTTACAG TGCCCCCGGCCGACACCAAACCCAACGGTCGGCGCTGCCGTGGCTGCTACGTGTTGAATGCTGCTCAATGCAATGAACAAACCATAGCGTGTACTGGACCTGAGACGCAGTGTATTGATGTCGCTGGGACCGTAACGATGG GTGGAAGTCAAATGCAGACCGTCATGAAGGGCTGCGCTTCCGAGTCTGTCTGCACCAAtataaaagtgggtttaggggcctTCGCAGGGATGAGTGCAGATCTAACCACGGCCAAATGCACAGCGGCCTCCGGCGCGGCGGGCGTGACTCCGGGACCAGCCGGGCTCCTCCTCCCGGCCCTCGCTGGGCTTCTCCTGCTGAAGCTTCTCTCCTGA